A DNA window from Calliphora vicina chromosome 1, idCalVici1.1, whole genome shotgun sequence contains the following coding sequences:
- the LOC135956671 gene encoding tigger transposable element-derived protein 1-like: MEKNKKRQTISLEKKIEILDRLSKGAKCTALGKEYKLGESTIRSIKKNEESIRKSVICGTKLSSKNTFYSRDTTIEKMESCIALWIDDLTRKRVPISGYMIKEKALVFYEKIKLTEASTSKFGASNGWLTLFLKRTNLHNVQIRGESASADEEACANYPEQFKNIIESGGYSPEQVFNADETGLFWKKMPSRTYIAKLEKQARGFKASKERLTLLLCSNASGDKMLKPLAINKFLKPRALIGKDLKCLPVHWMANHKAWVTSAIFSEWFYKCFVPEVESYAKKKDIEFKILLLVDNAPGHPHLEHPNIRIEFLPPNTTSILQPQDQGIISTFKKHYIKNTYKVILNKIEKEDLTLNEAWKKFSIFDCILQVASAISEIKPKTLNACWKAVWPNCVGNGHENEISALTNEILSLAHQIGGEGFDSLNNQDLEELLVEEPLSDEDIINLTTNIEENPCENNVEETVEPLTSQKIFQILNKVAILENEILNIDPDTERAIKLQRGLGDLFSGYQELYKQLLKKKSQTLVTKYFQIKEKNTAPENSSPEHIEHISIDGDDDIPDDNNISFTSSDASVLEFFSNSDSDL; encoded by the coding sequence atggagaaaaataaaaagaggCAAACGATCTCATTagagaaaaaaatcgaaattttggaTCGTTTATCAAAAGGAGCGAAATGCACTGCGCTGGGGAAGGAATACAAATTGGGGGAGTCAACAATAAgatcgattaaaaaaaatgaagagaGCATCAGAAAGTCGGTCATTTGTGGAACAAAGTTATCatccaaaaatacattttattccaGAGATACgacaattgaaaaaatggaaTCTTGCATCGCCCTTTGGATTGATGATTTAACAAGGAAAAGAGTACCAATCAGTGGGTACATGATAAAAGAAAAGGCTTtagtattttatgaaaaaataaaactgacagAGGCTTCTACTTCCAAATTTGGTGCAAGCAATGGTTGGCTGACACTATTCTTAAAAAGAACAAATCTACACAATGTGCAGATTAGAGGTGAATCAGCATCAGCCGATGAGGAGGCCTGCGCAAATTATCCCgagcaatttaaaaacattattgaAAGTGGAGGGTACAGTCCAGAGCAAGTTTTCAATGCTGACGAGACAggccttttttggaaaaaaatgccAAGTAGGACGTATATTGCAAAATTAGAAAAACAAGCAAGAGGTTTTAAAGCAAGTAAAGAAAGATTAACCCTTTTACTATGTAGCAACGCTTCGGGAGACAAAATGTTAAAACCGCTagctataaataaatttttaaaaccacGAGCTCTTATTGGCAaagatttaaaatgtttgcctgtTCACTGGATGGCAAACCATAAGGCTTGGGTAACATCCGCCATATTTTCTGAATGGTTCTACAAATGTTTTGTACCTGAAGTTGAatcttatgcaaaaaaaaaggacattgaattcaaaattttgcttCTTGTAGACAACGCACCTGGACATCCTCATTTGGAACATCCGAACATTCGAATTGAATTTTTGCCCCCCAATACTACCAGCATTCTTCAGCCTCAGGACCAGGGAATTATCTctacatttaaaaaacattacattaaaaacacatacaaagtcattttgaataaaattgaaaaggAAGACTTAACTTTAAACGAAGCTtggaagaaattttctatttttgattGTATACTTCAGGTTGCTTCCGCCATATCAGAAATAAAGCCGAAAACACTTAATGCATGCTGGAAAGCAGTATGGCCAAATTGCGTTGGAAACGGTCATGAAAATGAAATATCTGCTttaacaaatgaaattttaagccTAGCTCATCAAATTGGAGGTGAAGGATTTGATTCACTTAACAATCAGGACTTAGAAGAACTACTTGTAGAAGAACCATTGTCTGATGAAGACATTATTAATTTAACAACCAATATTGAAGAAAATCCGTGCGAAAATAATGTTGAGGAAACTGTAGAACCTCTTacttcccaaaaaatttttcaaattcttaaCAAAGTGGCTATTCTAGAAAACGAAATTCTTAATATTGACCCCGATACGGAGAGAGCAATAAAGCTCCAACGCGGACTTGGCGATCTTTTTTCAGGATACCAAGAGTTGTATAAACaactattaaaaaagaaatcacaaacATTAGtgacaaaatatttccaaattaaagaaaaaaatacagctCCTGAAAATTCTTCGCCTGAACATATTGAACATATTTCTATTGATGGAGATGATGATATTCCAGATGATAATAATATATCATTTACATCTAGTGATGCAAgcgttttagaattttttagcaATTCTGATTCTGATTTATAA